In Streptomyces sp. NBC_01717, one DNA window encodes the following:
- a CDS encoding glycosyltransferase, which translates to MRIGLLTDGGYPYATGESRLWCDRLVRGLTHEFDLYALSRSAEQEAQGWVQLPPQVSRVRTAPLWMADEDILGGHAPKRLLARLLTGGGGRSYGRRERRRFTTHFTALATSICTADVTRDGADGVRRTGVSDTADAQFTDGLYGLAELAREHGGLPAALRSETAVRVLEAACRAPGTGRTVQTATVPDLLAFAAELDRVLRPLSLDWYDEESLGAVDLCHATSGGAAALPGLLAKRFFGVPLLVTEHGVQLRAHYLAATGTPLSAPVRALLANFLGRLATEVYRQAALITPGNTHARRWQERCGADRAKVRTVYPGMEAARFAALGESGDDGGPDTLVWVGRIEPSKDLVALLHAFAEVRKTEPDARLRIIGAPAPCAEGATYLAQCRALAAQLFPDEAADAHAIGDNPVSFEDIGDAELPDLAEAYAAGGIVVLSSVVEGFPISLVEAMFCGRATVSTDVGAVVEVIGGTGLVVPPRNPRALADACITLLRDPERRARLGAAARARALELFTVEQNLAAFRGIYLELISHSPVRRHTHALNADGAPRPFATPPEAHVLGSWAAPVPLTAGHTPSWAAEGVCAGARRTGDGDV; encoded by the coding sequence GTGCGGATCGGACTCCTCACCGACGGTGGTTATCCGTACGCGACCGGTGAGTCCAGACTCTGGTGCGACCGTCTGGTGCGCGGACTGACGCACGAGTTCGATCTCTACGCGCTCAGCCGCTCCGCCGAGCAGGAGGCGCAGGGCTGGGTACAGCTCCCGCCCCAGGTCAGCCGGGTGCGGACGGCGCCGCTGTGGATGGCCGACGAGGACATCCTGGGCGGCCACGCCCCCAAGCGGCTGCTCGCCCGGCTGCTGACCGGCGGAGGCGGGCGGTCGTACGGACGTCGCGAACGGCGCCGCTTCACGACGCACTTCACGGCGCTCGCCACATCCATCTGTACGGCGGACGTGACGCGCGACGGAGCGGACGGCGTACGTCGGACGGGTGTCTCCGACACCGCCGACGCGCAGTTCACGGACGGGCTGTACGGACTCGCCGAACTGGCCCGCGAACACGGCGGACTACCCGCGGCGCTCCGCTCCGAAACCGCCGTCCGCGTACTCGAAGCCGCCTGTCGCGCCCCCGGCACCGGCCGCACCGTCCAGACCGCGACCGTCCCCGACCTACTCGCCTTCGCCGCGGAGCTGGACCGCGTCCTGCGTCCGCTCTCCCTCGACTGGTACGACGAGGAGAGCCTCGGCGCGGTCGACCTCTGCCACGCCACGTCCGGCGGAGCCGCAGCTCTGCCGGGACTGTTGGCCAAACGCTTCTTCGGGGTGCCGCTGCTGGTCACCGAGCACGGTGTGCAGCTGCGCGCCCACTACCTCGCCGCGACCGGCACGCCGCTGAGTGCGCCGGTACGCGCCCTGCTCGCCAACTTCCTCGGACGGCTCGCCACCGAGGTGTACCGGCAGGCCGCGCTCATCACCCCGGGCAATACGCACGCCCGCCGCTGGCAGGAGCGGTGCGGCGCCGACCGGGCCAAGGTGCGCACCGTCTACCCCGGCATGGAGGCGGCCCGGTTCGCCGCGCTCGGGGAGAGCGGCGACGACGGCGGACCCGACACGCTGGTCTGGGTCGGCAGGATCGAACCCTCCAAGGACCTGGTCGCGCTGCTGCACGCATTCGCCGAGGTACGGAAGACCGAACCGGACGCGCGGCTGCGCATCATCGGCGCACCGGCGCCGTGCGCGGAAGGCGCCACATACCTCGCCCAGTGCCGGGCGCTCGCCGCCCAGCTCTTCCCCGACGAGGCCGCCGACGCGCACGCCATCGGTGACAACCCGGTCTCCTTCGAGGACATCGGCGACGCCGAACTGCCGGACCTGGCGGAGGCGTATGCGGCGGGCGGGATCGTGGTCCTCTCCAGCGTCGTCGAAGGCTTCCCGATCAGCCTGGTCGAGGCGATGTTCTGCGGACGTGCCACGGTGTCGACGGACGTCGGCGCCGTCGTCGAAGTGATCGGCGGTACGGGGCTGGTGGTGCCCCCGCGCAACCCCCGGGCGCTCGCCGACGCGTGCATCACGCTGCTGCGCGACCCCGAGCGCCGCGCACGCCTCGGCGCGGCGGCCCGCGCCCGTGCGCTCGAACTCTTCACCGTCGAACAGAACCTCGCGGCATTTCGCGGCATTTACCTGGAGCTGATCTCGCACTCCCCGGTGCGCAGACACACGCATGCGCTGAACGCGGACGGCGCCCCGCGCCCGTTCGCGACACCACCGGAGGCCCATGTGCTGGGCAGCTGGGCGGCCCCCGTCCCGCTCACGGCCGGGCACACCCCGAGCTGGGCCGCCGAGGGCGTGTGCGCGGGCGCGCGGCGAACGGGGGACGGCGATGTGTGA
- a CDS encoding ABC transporter ATP-binding protein: MSLVEVSDLTISFDGADGVRAVDGLSFTLEEGAALGVVGESGSGKSASAYALLGLHRGTGATVGGSIRVAGVDVQAADDAELRALRGAKAAMVFQDPLSSLDPYYAVGDQIAEVYRVHTRASGRAARARAVDVLDRVGIPDAVRRSRSRPHEFSGGMRQRALIAMALACEPQLLIADEPTTALDVTVQAQILDLLHTLRRETGMGLLLVTHDVGVAAESVDEVLVMQSGREVERGPVAEVLGAPRQPYTRELLAAVPRVDAKRPEPVPVPAARVADGGGPGLDAAVPRVAQAGEPLLEAIDLRREFGRGGSRITAVDGVSLTVHPGETLGIVGESGSGKTTLGRMLVRLLDPTAGRLQYRGTDIGSLSDKALRPYRRELQMVFQDPVASLNPRRSIGESVADPLRAAGALDDTRIRARVQELLERVGLDPDRYDRYPHEFSGGQRQRVGIARALAADPKLIVCDEPVSALDVTTQAQVTALLAELQRELGIGLVFIAHDLAVVRQVSDRVAVMRQGRIVEQGSVDEVYGAPQDPYTKQLLAAVPALDPALAAVRRTARKELAAA, from the coding sequence ATGAGTCTGGTCGAGGTCTCCGATCTGACCATCTCCTTCGACGGCGCGGACGGCGTACGGGCCGTGGACGGCCTGTCCTTCACGCTGGAGGAGGGTGCCGCGCTCGGCGTCGTCGGCGAGTCCGGCTCAGGCAAGAGCGCGTCGGCGTACGCCCTGCTCGGGCTCCACCGGGGGACAGGCGCCACGGTCGGCGGCTCGATACGGGTCGCCGGCGTGGACGTACAGGCGGCGGACGACGCGGAGCTGCGGGCGCTGCGCGGGGCGAAGGCCGCGATGGTCTTCCAGGACCCGCTGTCCTCGCTGGACCCGTACTACGCGGTCGGTGACCAGATCGCCGAGGTGTACCGGGTCCACACGCGCGCCTCCGGGCGGGCGGCGCGGGCGCGGGCCGTCGACGTGCTCGACCGGGTCGGGATCCCCGACGCGGTGCGGCGGTCACGGTCCCGGCCGCACGAGTTCTCCGGTGGGATGCGGCAGCGTGCGCTGATCGCGATGGCGCTGGCCTGTGAGCCGCAGCTGCTGATCGCCGACGAGCCGACGACCGCGCTGGACGTCACCGTCCAGGCCCAGATCCTGGACCTGCTGCACACGCTGCGCCGGGAGACCGGCATGGGGCTCCTGCTGGTCACCCACGATGTGGGCGTCGCGGCGGAGAGCGTCGACGAGGTGCTGGTCATGCAGTCGGGCCGAGAGGTGGAGCGCGGGCCGGTCGCCGAGGTGCTCGGCGCGCCCCGGCAGCCGTACACGCGCGAACTGCTGGCCGCCGTACCGAGGGTGGACGCGAAGCGCCCGGAGCCGGTGCCGGTTCCGGCGGCTCGTGTCGCGGACGGGGGCGGGCCGGGGCTCGACGCCGCCGTGCCCCGTGTTGCGCAGGCGGGCGAGCCGCTGCTCGAAGCCATCGATCTGCGACGCGAATTCGGACGGGGCGGCAGCCGGATCACCGCCGTGGACGGCGTATCGCTCACCGTCCACCCCGGCGAGACACTCGGCATCGTCGGCGAGAGCGGCAGCGGCAAGACGACGCTCGGCCGGATGCTCGTCCGCCTCCTCGACCCGACCGCGGGCCGGCTCCAGTACCGGGGTACGGATATCGGATCGCTGTCGGACAAGGCGCTGCGCCCGTACCGGCGTGAGCTCCAGATGGTCTTCCAGGACCCCGTCGCCTCACTCAACCCGCGCCGCTCGATCGGTGAATCCGTCGCCGATCCGCTGCGCGCGGCAGGCGCACTCGACGACACCCGGATCCGGGCGCGCGTCCAGGAACTGCTGGAACGCGTCGGCCTCGACCCCGACCGGTACGACCGCTACCCGCACGAGTTCAGCGGCGGACAGCGTCAGCGCGTCGGCATCGCCCGCGCGCTCGCCGCCGACCCCAAGCTGATCGTCTGCGACGAACCGGTCTCCGCGCTCGACGTCACCACCCAGGCACAGGTCACCGCACTCCTCGCCGAGCTCCAGCGCGAACTCGGCATCGGACTGGTCTTCATCGCCCATGACCTCGCGGTCGTGCGGCAGGTCAGCGACCGGGTCGCGGTGATGCGGCAGGGCCGGATCGTCGAACAGGGCAGTGTCGACGAGGTGTACGGGGCGCCCCAGGATCCGTACACCAAGCAGCTGCTGGCCGCCGTGCCCGCCCTCGATCCGGCGCTCGCGGCAGTGCGCCGCACGGCCCGCAAGGAGCTGGCCGCAGCCTGA
- a CDS encoding ABC transporter permease: MSRFLLRRIGGALFVLLALSVVVYAAFYVAPGNVAQIACGPRCSPAQVAQVSDQLRLGDPLYLQYAHFLQGIFAGRDYSTGTGILHCQAPCLGRSYQNDEQVTQMILTKLPATASLAIGAFVLWIVLGVGTGLLSVWRRGRATERLLTGLTLAGMATPVFVVGLLLIIVFCSALQLLPFPDYVPLTENPEQWAWNLLLPWVSLALVSAAPYARMTRASMLETLAEDHVRTFRAYGVSERKLVGRHALRGALGPVIALGALDIGSMFGGAVLTESLFNIPGVGRELVDAVKNVDLPVVVGLVLVTGFFVVLANAVADILQAMADRRVVLA, translated from the coding sequence ATGAGCCGGTTCCTGCTGCGGCGCATCGGCGGGGCGCTCTTCGTGCTCCTCGCCCTCAGCGTCGTCGTCTACGCCGCCTTCTACGTCGCCCCGGGCAACGTCGCGCAGATCGCCTGCGGTCCGCGCTGCTCGCCCGCCCAGGTGGCACAGGTCAGCGACCAACTGCGGCTCGGCGACCCGCTGTACCTGCAGTACGCGCACTTCCTCCAGGGGATCTTCGCCGGCCGCGACTACTCGACCGGCACCGGAATCCTGCACTGCCAGGCACCCTGCCTCGGACGCTCCTACCAGAACGACGAGCAGGTCACCCAGATGATCCTCACCAAGCTCCCGGCCACCGCCTCACTCGCCATCGGCGCGTTCGTGCTGTGGATCGTGCTCGGTGTCGGCACCGGGCTGCTCTCGGTCTGGCGGCGCGGCCGCGCGACCGAGCGGCTCCTCACCGGACTGACCCTGGCCGGCATGGCCACGCCCGTCTTCGTCGTCGGCCTGCTGCTGATCATCGTCTTCTGCTCGGCGCTGCAGCTGCTGCCTTTCCCCGACTACGTACCGCTCACCGAGAACCCGGAACAGTGGGCCTGGAACCTGCTGTTGCCCTGGGTCTCACTGGCCCTGGTCTCCGCCGCTCCGTACGCCCGGATGACCCGGGCGTCGATGCTGGAGACCCTCGCCGAGGACCATGTGCGCACCTTCCGGGCGTACGGGGTGAGCGAGCGGAAGCTCGTCGGGCGGCACGCGCTGCGCGGCGCGCTCGGCCCCGTGATCGCGCTCGGCGCGCTCGACATCGGCTCGATGTTCGGTGGCGCTGTCCTCACCGAGTCGCTCTTCAACATCCCCGGCGTCGGACGCGAACTCGTCGACGCCGTGAAGAACGTCGACCTGCCGGTCGTCGTCGGCCTGGTGCTCGTCACCGGCTTCTTCGTCGTCCTTGCCAATGCCGTCGCGGACATCCTGCAGGCGATGGCCGACCGTCGGGTGGTGCTGGCATGA
- a CDS encoding ABC transporter permease, which produces MAEALLVKEAGAVQAPASGASSFWRRLRARRSAAVAAVIVALLVLVALAAPLLAGIEGQDPTTYHANLVDSATGGVPLGSFGGISADHWLGVEPLTGRDLFARVVYGARVSLGVALAATLLQVIIGVAVGLAAGLGNRLVDQALSRVTDVVVALPVMVIALGALAVVPAGFPRPVLIAAIVGLVGWSGISKIVRAQTLALKSLDHVAAARLSGWSGRRIARRELLPALAAPVITYAVLLFPGNIVVEAALSFLGVGIKPPTPSWGQMLSDADTWYQAAPTYLLIPALLIFITVLALTVLGEGVRNALDPRVASRLRIGTGRKKEAGA; this is translated from the coding sequence ATGGCCGAAGCTCTGCTGGTCAAGGAGGCGGGGGCCGTGCAGGCCCCCGCCTCCGGGGCCTCCTCGTTCTGGCGGCGGCTGCGCGCACGGCGCTCCGCCGCCGTGGCGGCCGTGATCGTCGCCCTGCTGGTCCTGGTCGCGCTCGCCGCCCCGCTGCTGGCGGGCATCGAGGGCCAGGACCCCACCACGTACCACGCGAACCTCGTCGACTCCGCGACCGGCGGCGTACCGCTGGGCTCGTTCGGCGGGATCAGCGCCGACCACTGGCTCGGCGTCGAACCGCTCACCGGCCGCGATCTCTTCGCCCGCGTCGTGTACGGGGCCCGGGTCTCGCTCGGCGTCGCGCTGGCCGCGACCCTGCTCCAGGTGATCATCGGCGTGGCCGTCGGGCTCGCCGCCGGACTCGGCAACCGCCTCGTCGACCAGGCGCTCAGCCGCGTCACCGACGTCGTCGTCGCCCTGCCCGTCATGGTGATCGCGCTCGGCGCGCTCGCCGTCGTCCCCGCCGGCTTCCCACGTCCGGTGCTGATCGCCGCGATCGTCGGCCTGGTCGGCTGGTCCGGCATCTCCAAGATCGTGCGCGCCCAGACCCTCGCGCTGAAGTCGCTCGACCATGTGGCGGCCGCCCGGCTCAGCGGCTGGAGCGGCCGGCGGATCGCCCGGCGCGAGCTGCTGCCCGCGCTCGCCGCACCCGTCATCACCTACGCCGTGCTGCTCTTCCCCGGCAACATCGTCGTCGAAGCGGCGCTGTCCTTCCTCGGCGTCGGCATCAAACCGCCCACGCCGTCCTGGGGACAGATGCTCAGCGACGCCGACACGTGGTACCAGGCGGCGCCCACCTATCTACTGATCCCCGCCCTGCTGATCTTCATCACCGTGCTGGCGCTGACCGTCCTCGGTGAAGGCGTGCGCAACGCACTCGACCCGCGCGTCGCCTCCCGGCTGCGGATCGGCACCGGACGCAAGAAGGAGGCCGGAGCATGA